The Antennarius striatus isolate MH-2024 chromosome 11, ASM4005453v1, whole genome shotgun sequence genome window below encodes:
- the dlk2 gene encoding protein delta homolog 2, with amino-acid sequence MSPVGAAAVLLLLSCGVLVVPPCRGQESDCSCDDTNSRCDESGVCRCDPGWDGEHCERCVPTPGCLHGSCQQPWQCTCEAGWAGRFCDKDLSVCDQQQPCRNGATCLMEDNGEFTCLCPEGFHGRKCHLKAGPCHQSRSPCKNGGLCEDADGFAAALTCRCLAGFTGRRCETDVDDCLMRPCANGATCLDGVNRFSCLCPAGFAGRFCTVNLDDCESRPCLNGGRCLDGAGGFRCVCRPGYAGVTCETKMSGDNDHERSWMKLGWEGGGGVRPHLTTGGRSQRSRTTNSSHHGDRLLKVTVSERSGGGGLSDVQLIVLLVLAAMTVGVVSLTAALVLQGCCRDCGHTPGWQMTSSSRQRRRKSDGLDEQECRISVLNIAEPEKKKMNADVI; translated from the exons ATGTCTCCAGTCGGAGCTGCGGccgtcctgctgctgctgagctgcGGCGTCCTGGTCGTTCCGCCCTGCAGAGGTCAAG AAAGTGACTGCAGCTGCGACGACACCAACAGCCGCTGCGACGAGTCGGGCGTGTGCAG gtgcgACCCCGGCTGGGATGGCGAGCACTGCGAGCGCTGCGTGCCGACGCCTGGCTGCCTCCACGGCTCCTGCCAGCAGCCGTGGCAGTGCACCTGTGAAGCGGGGTGGGCGGGGCGCTTCTGCGACAAAG ACCTGTCCGTGTGCGACCAGCAGCAGCCATGTCGGAACGGCGCCACCTGCCTGATGGAGGACAACGGCGAGTTCACCTGTCTGTGTCCTGAAGGGTTCCACGGCAGGAAGTGTCACCTGAAGGCGGGGCCGTGTCACCAGAGCAG GTCTCCGTGTAAAAACGGCGGTCTGTGCGAGGACGCCGACGGCTTCGCTGCCGCGCTGACGTGTCGCTGCCTCGCCGGCTTCACCGGGCGCCGCTGCGAAACCGACGTGGACGACTGCCTGATGCGGCCGTGCGCCAACGGCGCCACCTGTCTGGACGGCGTCAACCGATTTTCGTGTCTCTGTCCCGCCGGATTCGCCGGACGCTTCTGCACCGTCAACCTAGATGACTGTGAGAGCCGGCCGTGCCTGAACGGCGGCCGCTGCCTCGACGGCGCCGGAGGCTTCCGTTGCGTCTGCAGGCCGGGGTACGCCGGGGTCACCTGTGAGACAAAAATGAGTGGCGACAACGACCACGAGCGCAGCTGGATGAAGCTGGGgtgggaaggaggaggaggagtcagaccTCACCTGACCAccggggggcggagccagaggagTAGGACCACAAACAGCAGTCACCATGGCGACAGGCTGCTGAAGGTGACGGTCAGCGAACGCAGCGGCGGAGGCGGCCTGTCAGACGTCCAACTCATCGTACTGCTGGTGCTAGCGGCCATGACGGTGGGTGTGGTCTCGCTGACCGCCGCCCTCGTACTGCAGGGCTGCTGCAGGGACTGTGGCCACACCCCCGGCTggcagatgacatcatcatcacgaCAACGACGACGGAAGAGTGACGGTCTCGATGAGCAGGAGTGTCGGATCAGCGTCCTGAACATAGCggaaccagagaagaagaaaatgaacgCCGACGTCATTTAA
- the lrrc73 gene encoding leucine-rich repeat-containing protein 73 has product MLPASIQITGELLSAAEVQDICESLKEDGVRLLSVRGCQLSDRDFGRVCRGVAESRSLAQLNLNLGVVSSINRTRHLADALKANRSLQTLFLHGSPLLDTGLVTLNPALSTHPALVCLDLGDCMLGDEALGLICGMLPPDGAKSGLRELTLSANPGISSKGWTRLAIAVAHSSQLRVLNLDYNPLGDQIAGMLAVAVASSRTLEVLDLEGTGLTNQSAQVFLDMVENYPTSLRVLVLAENNISPELQQQICDLLSEAEDDDDREAPPPFTGPASSRALLPIRDKYQPPTWLPHSKSGPQVVLLTSGLGESLLAETEM; this is encoded by the exons atgctccCTGCCTCCATCCAGATCACGGGCGAGCTGCTGTCGGCAGCGGAGGTCCAGGACATCTGCGAGAGTCTGAAGGAGGACGGCGTCCGCCTGCTGTCCGTCCGCGGCTGCCAGCTCTCCGACCGCGACTTCGGCCGCGTCTGCAGAGGTGTGGCCGAGTCGCGTTCGCTCGCCCAGCTCAACCTCAACCTGGGCGTGGTCTCCAGCATCAACCGTACGCGGCACCTGGCCGACGCCCTGAAGGCCAACCGGTCGCTGCAGACGCTGTT CCTCCACGGCAGCCCGCTGCTGGACACCGGCCTAGTGACCCTGAACCCCGCCCTGTCCACCCACCCCGCGCTGGTCTGTCTGGATCTGGGAGattgcatgctgggagatgAGGCGCTGGGTCTGATCTGTGGGATGCTGCCGCCTGACGGAGCAAAGTCAG GACTAAGGGAGCTCACCCTGAGCGCCAACCCAGGAATCAGCTCCAAAGGCTGGACTCGGCTCGCCATTGCCGTGGCCCACAGCTCCCAGCTCCGGGTGTTGAACCTGGACTACAACCCACTGG GTGACCAGATCGCAGGGATGCTGGCGGTGGCGGTGGCGTCCAGCAGAACCCTGGAGGTGTTGGACCTGGAGGGAACCGGACTGACCAACCAATCAGCGCag GTCTTCCTGGACATGGTGGAGAACTACCCCACCAGCCTGCGGGTTCTGGTCCTGGCAGAGAACAACATCAGCccggagctgcagcagcagatctGTGACCTGCTGTCCGAAGCCGAGGACGACGACGACagagaggctccgccccctttcactgGCCCCGCCTCCAGCAGAGCCCTGCTGCCAATCAGGGACAAGTACCAGCCCCCCACTTGGCTCCCCCACAGCA AATCCGGCCCCCAGGTGGTCTTGCTGACATCAGGTCTAGGTGAGAGCTTATTGGCTGAGACTGAGATGTGA
- the mea1 gene encoding male-enhanced antigen 1 isoform X1 produces the protein MEAMGPERVLPNSEDELGEDERPSDGALPVWSGGEAEGEEEGEMELNGDEEEEEEENSGGYYYQPLNQEPGEEGEERGDEAPSHTEQLQQVQHRLEVSSARQQLTSHLLCHVTSSPSLRQVMGLHLPEAPPPDSDEEEDPEGAAAQRSHASIPMDADHVELVKRTMAAVAFPSLGVPSWAREISDDQWKDMVQNTLQSRQSAAALRLARRSNVTGP, from the exons ATGGAAGCGATGGGACCGGAGCGAGTCTTGCCGAACTCTGAGGACGAGCTGGGGGAGGACGAGCGTCCGTCCGACGGGGCGCTTCCGGTGTGGAGCGGAGGGGAGGccgagggtgaggaggagggggagatggAGCTGAatggggatgaagaggaggaagaggaggagaacagTGGGGGGTACTACTACCAACCTCTGAACCAGGAGCCgggggaggagggtgaggagagaGGGGATGAAGCCCCCTCCCACACGGAGCAGCTACAGCAGGTGCAGCACCGGCTGGAGGTGAGTTCCGCACGGCAACAGCTGACGTCACACCTGCTCTGTCACGTGACCTCATCTCCATCTCTCCGGCAGGTGATGGGGCTCCACCTTCCTGAAGCTCCTCCCCCAGACAGCGACGAGGAGGAGGACCCTGAGGGGGCGGCGGCCCAGAGGAGCCACGCCTCCATCCCCATGGACGCAG ACCACGTGGAGCTGGTGAAGAGGACGATGGCGGCGGTGGCGTTCCCGTCTCTCGGCGTGCCGTCCTGGGCCAGAGAGATCTCCGACGACCAGTGGAAGGACATGGTCCAGAACACGCTGCAGAGCCGGCAGAGCGCCGCCGCCCTGCGGCTCGCCCGCAGGAGCAACGTCACCggaccctga
- the mea1 gene encoding male-enhanced antigen 1 isoform X2, giving the protein MEAMGPERVLPNSEDELGEDERPSDGALPVWSGGEAEGEEEGEMELNGDEEEEEEENSGGYYYQPLNQEPGEEGEERGDEAPSHTEQLQQVQHRLEVMGLHLPEAPPPDSDEEEDPEGAAAQRSHASIPMDADHVELVKRTMAAVAFPSLGVPSWAREISDDQWKDMVQNTLQSRQSAAALRLARRSNVTGP; this is encoded by the exons ATGGAAGCGATGGGACCGGAGCGAGTCTTGCCGAACTCTGAGGACGAGCTGGGGGAGGACGAGCGTCCGTCCGACGGGGCGCTTCCGGTGTGGAGCGGAGGGGAGGccgagggtgaggaggagggggagatggAGCTGAatggggatgaagaggaggaagaggaggagaacagTGGGGGGTACTACTACCAACCTCTGAACCAGGAGCCgggggaggagggtgaggagagaGGGGATGAAGCCCCCTCCCACACGGAGCAGCTACAGCAGGTGCAGCACCGGCTGGAG GTGATGGGGCTCCACCTTCCTGAAGCTCCTCCCCCAGACAGCGACGAGGAGGAGGACCCTGAGGGGGCGGCGGCCCAGAGGAGCCACGCCTCCATCCCCATGGACGCAG ACCACGTGGAGCTGGTGAAGAGGACGATGGCGGCGGTGGCGTTCCCGTCTCTCGGCGTGCCGTCCTGGGCCAGAGAGATCTCCGACGACCAGTGGAAGGACATGGTCCAGAACACGCTGCAGAGCCGGCAGAGCGCCGCCGCCCTGCGGCTCGCCCGCAGGAGCAACGTCACCggaccctga
- the LOC137603296 gene encoding serine/threonine-protein phosphatase 2A 56 kDa regulatory subunit delta isoform-like isoform X1, with the protein MPNKTKKEKETSKSAKSSMKNSGGGKEAAADNSDESQQQQSASKRPSNSTPPPTQLNKIKYSGGPQLVKKERRQSSSRFSLTKNRELQKLPALKDAPLVEREELFVQKLRQCCVLFDFVSDPLSDLKYKEVKRAGLNEMVEYITHNSDVVTECIYPEAVLMFSVNLFRTLPPSSNPTGAEFDPEEDEPTLEAAWPHLQLVYEFFLRFLESPDFQPNVSKKYIDQKFVMSLLELFDSEDPRERDFLKTILHRIYGKFLGLRAYIRRQINNIFYRFIYETEHHNGIAELLEILGSIINGFALPLKEEHKMFLIRVLLPLHKVKSLSVYHPQLAYCVVQFLEKDSSLTEPVIMGLLKFWPKTHSPKEVMFLNELEEILDVIEPSEFVKVQEPLFRQLAKCVSSPHFQVAERALYYWNNEYIMSLISDNAAKILPIMFPALYKNSKSHWNKTIHGLIYNALKLFMEMNQKLFDDCTQQYKAEKQKEKYKLKEREEIWSKIEDLARQNPQINKLHPLRPGLHPQEQYSLYSDSSVTVFSMETETPTAEDIQLLKKTVETEASQGLKDLKKDKVLMRRKSELPQDVYTIKALEAHKRAEEYLTANQEAL; encoded by the exons ATGCCGAACAAAACCAAAAAGGAGAAG GAAACTTCCAAATCTGCCAAAAGCAGCATGAAGAACAGCGGAGGAGGGAAAGAGGCGGCCGCCGACAACTCAGACGAG tcccagcagcagcagagtgcCAGTAAGCGTCCCAGTAACAGCACGCCGCCGCCCACTCAGCTCAACAAGATCAAATATTCGGGGGGGCCTCAGCTGGTCAAGAAGGAGCGGCGCCAGAGCTCGTCCCGCTTCAGCCTGACCAAAAACAGGGAGCTGCAGAAACTTCCTGCGCTCAAAG atgCGCCGCTGGTGGAACGTGAGGAGCTGTTTGTGCAGAAGCTGCGTCAGTGCTGCGTCCTGTTCGACTTCGTCAGCGACCCGCTGAGCGACCTCAAGTACAAGGAGGTCAAGAGGGCGGGGCTTAATGAAATGGTGGAGTACATCACGCACAACAGCGACGTAGTGACCGAGTGCATCTACCCCGAGGCCGTCCTCatg TTTTCAGTGAACCTGTTCCGGactcttcctccatcctccaaCCCGACCGGCGCCGAGTTCGACCCGGAGGAAGACGAGCCCACGCTGGAGGCGGCCTGGCCTCACCTGCAG CTCGTCTACGAGTTCTTCCTCCGCTTCCTGGAGTCTCCAGACTTCCAGCCAAACGTCTCCAAGAAATACATCGACCAGAAGTTCGTGATGTCG ctgctggagctgttCGACAGCGAGGACCCCCGAGAGAGAGACTTCCTGAAGACCATCCTCCACCGCATCTACGGGAAGTTCCTGGGACTCCGCGCCTACATCCGCCGCCAGATCAACAACATCTTCTACAG GTTCATCTACGAGACGGAGCATCACAACGGCATCGCCGAGCTGCTGGAGATCCTGGGGAG CATCATCAACGGCTTCGCCCTCCCCCTGAAAGAGGAACACAAGATGTTTCTGATCCGGGTTCTGCtgccactccacaaagtcaagTCCCTGAGCGTGTACCACCCGCAG CTGGCGTACTGCGTGGTCCAGTTCCTGGAGAAAGACAGCAGCCTGACGGAGCCG GTGATTATGGGTCTGCTCAAGTTCTGGCCAAAGACTCACAGTCCGAAGGAGGTGATGTTCCTGAACGAGCTGGAGGAGATCCTGGACGTCATCGAGCCGTCGGAGTTCGTCAAAGTCCAGGAGCCGCTTTTCAGGCAGCTGGCAAAGTGTGTGTCCAGCCCCCACTTCCAG GTGGCGGAGAGAGCCCTCTACTACTGGAACAACGAGTACATCATGAGTCTAATAAGTGACAACGCCGCCAAGATCCTCCCCATCATGTTCCCCGCCCTCTACAAGAACTCCAAGAGCCACTGGAACAA gacgATCCACGGTCTGATCTACAACGCTCTGAAACTCTTCATGGAGATGAACCAGAAACTGTTTGACGACTGCACACAACAGTACAAGGCTGAGAAACagaa agaaaaatacaaactgaaggagagagaagagatctGGAGCAAGATAGAAGATCTGGCCAGACAGAACCCCCAG ATCAATAAGCTCCACCCCCTCCGTCCTGGACTCCACCCACAGGAACAG TACTCGCTGTACAGCGACAGCTCCGTCACCGTCTTCTCCATGGAGACGGAGACGCCGACAGCTGAAGACATCCAGCTGCTGAAGAAGACAGTGGAGACGGAGGCGTCACAG ggctTAAAGGACCTGAAGAAGGACAAAGTCCTGATGAGGAGGAAGTCGGAGCTTCCTCAGGACGTCTACACCATCAAGGCTCTGGAGGCCCACAAGCGAGCTGAGGAGTAcctcacagccaatcaggaggctcTCTGA